Proteins encoded by one window of Hyphomicrobium nitrativorans NL23:
- a CDS encoding ABC transporter ATP-binding protein has translation MANWLFNKSSNDAVSNVLSEGGPVRAGATFAAELRFEEVSKNYGERAALAGLSLDIAPGEVLCLLGPSGCGKTTLLRVAAGIERPDGGRVLINGREVAGPERFVQPEARGVGLMFQDFALFPHLTILENVAFGLKALPRAEARREALTVLARVGLERYAEQYPHILSGGQQQRVALARAIVPRPAVMLMDEPFSGLDVQLRESMQQETLALLRETRATTMIVTHDPEEAMRLGDRIAVMRAGRLVQVGRAEDLYHRPAELFVARLFSEINEIDVKVAAGRAATPFGPVAAPGLGDGERATLCIRERSVGLTAVRANGGGEAQGLAGRVRDARFLGDAMRLEVVVEGFEAPLNVRTRVGHDVARGSEVRLCIDPSDVIVFPSSNGKDT, from the coding sequence GTGGCGAACTGGCTTTTCAATAAATCCTCGAACGATGCGGTTTCGAACGTGCTTTCGGAGGGTGGCCCTGTCCGTGCCGGGGCGACGTTCGCCGCCGAACTGCGCTTCGAAGAGGTCTCGAAGAACTATGGGGAGCGGGCTGCGCTCGCGGGGCTGTCGCTCGACATTGCGCCGGGTGAGGTGTTGTGTCTGCTGGGCCCTTCCGGCTGCGGGAAGACCACGCTTCTGCGCGTGGCGGCGGGGATCGAGCGTCCGGATGGGGGCCGCGTTCTGATCAACGGGCGGGAGGTCGCGGGGCCTGAGCGGTTTGTGCAACCCGAGGCGCGCGGCGTTGGCCTGATGTTCCAGGATTTCGCGCTCTTTCCTCATCTCACCATTCTCGAAAACGTGGCGTTCGGCCTCAAGGCGCTGCCGCGGGCGGAAGCCCGGCGCGAGGCGCTGACCGTGCTCGCGCGTGTGGGGCTTGAGCGGTATGCGGAGCAATATCCGCATATCCTGTCGGGCGGGCAGCAGCAGCGTGTGGCGCTGGCCCGCGCCATCGTTCCGCGCCCGGCGGTGATGCTGATGGACGAGCCGTTCTCGGGGCTCGACGTCCAACTCCGCGAGTCCATGCAGCAGGAGACGCTGGCGCTCCTTCGCGAGACGCGCGCGACGACCATGATCGTCACGCACGACCCCGAAGAGGCGATGCGCCTCGGCGATCGGATCGCGGTCATGCGCGCCGGGCGGCTGGTTCAGGTGGGACGGGCTGAAGACCTCTATCATCGCCCGGCGGAGTTGTTCGTTGCGCGGCTTTTCTCCGAGATCAACGAGATCGACGTGAAGGTTGCGGCAGGACGGGCCGCGACGCCGTTCGGTCCGGTGGCGGCGCCGGGGCTCGGGGACGGCGAGCGGGCGACGCTTTGCATCCGCGAGCGGTCCGTCGGGCTAACGGCGGTGCGGGCGAACGGGGGGGGAGAGGCGCAGGGGCTTGCCGGGCGCGTGCGCGACGCGAGGTTTCTCGGAGACGCGATGCGGCTCGAAGTCGTCGTCGAAGGGTTCGAAGCGCCGCTGAATGTCCGCACACGCGTCGGCCACGATGTCGCAAGGGGGAGCGAGGTGAGGCTTTGCATCGACCCAAGCGACGTGATCGTTTTTCCGTCGTCGAACGGTAAAGACACTTAA
- the serS gene encoding serine--tRNA ligase: MFDIKWIRENARAFDEGLKNRGLEPVSAKLLELDEARRRHLTKLQDAQSRRNAASKEIGKAKGAKDEALASKLMAEVAELKEVIQSGEEEERQLIHALEEALSVIPNTPREDVPVGADETENVEVRRVGAPPKFDFTAKQHFEIGEALGLMDFETAGKVSGARFVYLKGALARLERALGSFMLDLQTDTFGYSETNPPLLVRDDAAFGTGNLPKFAEDLFKTENGYWLIPTAEVSLTNMVREQILDEDALPMRLTAWTPCFRSEAGAAGRDTRGMIRQHQFSKVELVSITTPEQSLDEHERMTACAEEVLRRLGLAYRTVMLCTGDMGFASQRTYDIEVWLPGQDAYREISSCSVCGDFQARRMGARYRDKASKEVRFVHTLNGSGLAVGRTLVAVLENYQQADGSVIIPEVLQPYMGGITRIERPVG; this comes from the coding sequence GTGTTCGACATCAAGTGGATTCGAGAGAATGCTAGAGCCTTCGACGAGGGCCTGAAGAACCGCGGCCTGGAGCCGGTGAGCGCGAAGCTCCTGGAACTCGACGAGGCGCGCCGCCGGCATCTCACGAAGTTGCAGGACGCGCAGAGCCGCCGCAACGCGGCGTCCAAGGAGATTGGCAAGGCCAAGGGCGCGAAGGACGAGGCGCTGGCCAGCAAGCTGATGGCGGAGGTGGCCGAGCTGAAGGAGGTCATCCAGTCGGGCGAGGAGGAGGAGCGTCAGCTTATCCACGCGCTCGAAGAGGCGCTCTCGGTGATCCCGAACACGCCGCGCGAGGACGTGCCCGTCGGCGCGGACGAAACGGAGAACGTCGAAGTGCGCCGTGTCGGCGCACCGCCCAAGTTCGACTTCACGGCGAAGCAGCATTTCGAGATCGGCGAAGCGCTGGGGTTGATGGACTTCGAGACGGCGGGCAAGGTTTCGGGCGCGCGGTTCGTCTATCTCAAGGGTGCGCTCGCGCGGCTCGAACGGGCGCTTGGGAGCTTCATGCTCGATCTCCAGACCGACACGTTCGGCTATTCGGAAACGAACCCGCCGCTGCTGGTGCGTGACGATGCGGCGTTCGGTACCGGCAACCTGCCGAAGTTCGCGGAGGATCTTTTTAAGACGGAGAACGGTTACTGGCTGATCCCCACGGCCGAAGTGTCACTCACCAACATGGTGCGCGAGCAGATCCTGGACGAGGACGCGCTGCCGATGCGGCTCACGGCATGGACGCCGTGCTTCCGCTCGGAAGCGGGGGCTGCGGGGCGCGATACGCGCGGCATGATCCGCCAGCATCAGTTTTCCAAAGTGGAACTCGTCTCCATCACCACGCCGGAACAGAGCCTCGACGAGCACGAGCGCATGACGGCGTGCGCGGAAGAGGTGCTGCGCCGGCTCGGGCTCGCCTATCGCACGGTGATGCTCTGCACGGGCGACATGGGGTTCGCGTCGCAGCGGACCTACGACATCGAGGTGTGGCTGCCGGGGCAGGACGCCTACCGCGAGATTTCGTCGTGCTCGGTGTGCGGCGATTTCCAGGCCCGGCGCATGGGCGCGCGCTATCGCGACAAGGCGAGCAAAGAGGTGCGCTTCGTGCACACGCTGAACGGCTCGGGTCTTGCGGTGGGGCGGACGCTCGTGGCCGTGCTGGAAAATTACCAGCAGGCCGACGGGTCCGTCATAATCCCCGAGGTGTTGCAGCCTTATATGGGCGGCATCACGCGGATCGAGCGGCCGGTGGGCTAA
- a CDS encoding Sec-independent protein translocase subunit TatA/TatB — protein sequence MFEVSWSEILILGVVTLLLVGPKELPRFLSSLGRHLGVIRKHANEFKAVFEQAMREAEMDSIKQEIRDIGDGVKKSFDDATRSVDSAKAAMRVDLNANTGVQPKPESLAKAEAKAAEAKAIADASAAEEPTEGQPDAVIPEREFGVPSSPVADEPVHAERPADAPKGSG from the coding sequence ATGTTCGAAGTCAGTTGGAGCGAGATTCTTATCCTCGGCGTCGTCACGCTTTTGCTCGTGGGGCCGAAGGAACTGCCGCGCTTTCTTTCCTCGCTTGGCCGCCACCTCGGCGTGATCCGCAAACACGCCAACGAGTTCAAGGCCGTGTTCGAGCAGGCCATGCGTGAGGCCGAGATGGACAGCATCAAGCAGGAAATACGGGACATCGGCGACGGCGTGAAGAAGTCGTTCGACGATGCGACGCGCTCCGTCGATAGCGCGAAGGCGGCCATGCGCGTGGATCTCAATGCCAACACCGGCGTTCAGCCCAAGCCCGAGAGCCTTGCTAAAGCCGAAGCGAAGGCCGCCGAGGCCAAGGCCATCGCAGATGCTTCGGCTGCTGAGGAGCCGACGGAGGGCCAGCCGGACGCCGTCATTCCCGAGCGCGAGTTCGGAGTGCCGTCGTCGCCCGTTGCCGACGAACCCGTTCACGCCGAACGTCCGGCGGACGCTCCGAAGGGGTCCGGCTGA
- a CDS encoding twin-arginine translocase TatA/TatE family subunit, which translates to MGLSATHLLILLLVVVLLFGRNKISDLMGDVARGIKSFKKGLAEEEASPPSPADPKVIDNAAQEAAERDRSKAG; encoded by the coding sequence ATGGGGTTGAGTGCGACCCATCTCTTGATCCTTCTGCTCGTCGTCGTTCTCCTGTTCGGCCGTAACAAGATTTCGGACCTGATGGGCGACGTGGCGCGTGGCATCAAGAGCTTCAAGAAGGGTTTGGCCGAGGAGGAGGCATCGCCGCCGTCTCCGGCCGATCCCAAGGTGATCGACAACGCCGCGCAGGAAGCCGCCGAACGCGACAGGTCGAAGGCGGGCTAA
- the surE gene encoding 5'/3'-nucleotidase SurE, whose amino-acid sequence MRILVTNDDGAGAHGLSVLHQIARQLSDDVWIVAPETNQSGASHALTLQVPLRYREVGERAFAVRGTPADCVIMGVKHVLKDRAPDLVLSGVNHGANLAEDVTYSGTIAGAMEGTLLGIRSIAMSLTIGFDPEGKQHWKTPLTYGARLVEQLLANDWPAGTLMNVNYPDLAPGDVRGIAATRQGRRDQGGLKIEERSDTWGTPYFWVGFSHRRSDPVEGTDLRAIADGMISVTPLYLNLTHEATREALGQTLALDGAGRLKDAG is encoded by the coding sequence ATGCGCATTCTGGTGACCAACGACGATGGAGCGGGCGCGCACGGGCTTTCCGTGCTGCATCAGATCGCGCGTCAGCTTTCGGACGACGTGTGGATCGTGGCGCCCGAGACGAACCAGAGCGGGGCCTCGCACGCGCTCACGCTTCAAGTGCCGCTGCGCTATCGCGAGGTTGGCGAGCGGGCCTTCGCCGTGCGCGGAACGCCGGCCGATTGCGTGATCATGGGCGTGAAGCACGTGCTCAAGGATCGGGCTCCGGATCTCGTGCTTTCAGGCGTCAATCATGGCGCGAACCTTGCCGAGGACGTGACCTATTCCGGCACCATCGCAGGGGCCATGGAAGGCACGCTGCTCGGCATCCGCTCCATCGCCATGAGCCTCACCATCGGGTTCGACCCGGAAGGCAAGCAGCATTGGAAGACGCCGCTTACGTATGGCGCACGTCTCGTCGAGCAATTGCTCGCGAACGACTGGCCGGCGGGTACGCTGATGAACGTGAACTATCCCGATCTCGCGCCGGGCGATGTCCGGGGCATTGCCGCGACGCGCCAGGGCCGCCGCGACCAGGGCGGTCTCAAGATCGAAGAACGCAGCGACACGTGGGGCACACCCTACTTCTGGGTGGGCTTTTCGCATCGCCGCTCCGATCCCGTGGAGGGGACGGACCTGCGTGCCATTGCGGACGGCATGATTTCCGTGACGCCGCTCTATCTCAACCTCACGCACGAGGCGACGCGCGAGGCGCTCGGCCAGACGCTGGCGCTGGATGGCGCCGGGCGTCTCAAGGATGCGGGCTGA
- the tatC gene encoding twin-arginine translocase subunit TatC, translating to MQDSTPSSGQDDIEASKAPLLDHLIELRQRLIYSVAAFFVMFLLCFTIARTIYDVLVWPYVWVSGEHQVRLIATHFLEQIFTHLKLALFGAAFLSFPVVATQVYKFVAPGLYKTERAAFRPYLIATPIFFILGAMVVYFIAMPILIRFSMGLAQSASEGSAAIELMPKVSEYLSLIMTLIFGFGICFQLPVVLTLLARIGVVTSDMLRNGRRFAIVGIFAVAAVMTPPDAISMIIMALPTTLLYELAIVSVAWVEKQQAAKEAAEAAAKTT from the coding sequence ATGCAGGATAGCACTCCCAGCTCCGGCCAGGACGACATCGAAGCGTCGAAGGCGCCGCTGCTCGATCACCTGATCGAGCTGCGCCAACGGTTGATCTATTCGGTTGCCGCGTTTTTCGTGATGTTCCTGCTGTGCTTCACAATCGCGCGCACGATCTACGACGTGCTCGTGTGGCCCTACGTTTGGGTTTCGGGGGAGCACCAGGTGCGGCTGATCGCGACGCACTTCCTGGAGCAGATCTTCACGCACCTGAAACTCGCGCTGTTCGGCGCGGCGTTCCTGTCGTTTCCGGTGGTGGCGACGCAGGTCTACAAATTCGTTGCGCCCGGTCTCTACAAGACCGAGCGCGCGGCGTTCCGGCCCTATCTGATCGCGACGCCGATCTTCTTCATCCTCGGCGCGATGGTCGTCTACTTCATCGCGATGCCGATCCTGATCCGCTTCTCGATGGGGCTTGCGCAGTCGGCGAGCGAGGGATCGGCGGCGATCGAGCTGATGCCGAAGGTGTCGGAATACCTGTCGCTGATCATGACGCTGATCTTCGGGTTCGGCATCTGCTTCCAGCTCCCGGTCGTGCTGACGCTGCTTGCGCGCATCGGCGTGGTGACGTCCGACATGCTGCGCAACGGGCGGCGCTTTGCTATCGTCGGCATCTTTGCGGTTGCGGCCGTGATGACGCCGCCGGACGCGATCAGCATGATCATCATGGCGCTGCCTACGACGCTGCTTTACGAGCTCGCCATCGTTTCGGTGGCCTGGGTCGAGAAGCAGCAGGCCGCCAAGGAGGCCGCCGAAGCGGCAGCCAAGACCACCTGA